In the Populus nigra chromosome 2, ddPopNigr1.1, whole genome shotgun sequence genome, CTCACTGTATAAGGCCTAATTAAAATCTCAGCCAGAAGGCAATAAAAGTATGGCCATGAGCAATTAAAGAGTTGATTAGAGAATTTAATGAAATTCGATGAGATTTGTTGAATGGCATTAACGGTAATATCAGCAAACAATGAAGTCAAAAACGTCAAAAGACAGGATACAGataaagttaaattatataagtaaacaagagagagagagagagagagagagagagagagagagagagagagagagagagtccttCTAAAATTTGAAACGAGTGGCCGTTTGAACTCCAACTTtgtaagaaagagagaaagagcgaGCTAAGAGCTTCAAACTTCAGAAACAACAAAcaccttcttctcttctcttctttttctttctttttcatatttctcTATAGCTGAAATGACAGGTCTTGTAATGGTGACAAAAGGAGGTGGATGTGGCGGTGGTGTTGGTGGTAAGGGAACGAAAGGGACGAAAGGGAGTGAATTACAAGATCATCAAAAGCAAGTGCAGAACCAGCAGCTGTCTATGATGGCATTTGTATTGACAGCTATAAGGAAATCACTTGTGGCTTGCCGCATTGAAGATGGAGGAGATGATGTCATCCCAACAAGCAGCACCCTCCATCACATGGACATTGGCTGGCCCACTAACGTTCAACATATAACTCATGTCACCTTTGATCGCTTCAATGGCTTTCTGGGTCTTCCTGTTGAGTTTGAGGTTGAGATCCCTTGTCGAGTCCCAAGTGCTAGGTACTTAGTTTTCTTCATCTTccgtcttttttatttctttttttgggaAGGTGActtcaaatttttcaaattggtGAAATTTGAAAGGGGTTTCATTTTTGTTGGGGGCGTGAGGGACTAGATCTGAGAGGGAGAAAGATGCAAACTTGTGTTTGCTCTGGCTCTTCAAAGTTCAAAGGGGAGATTTGAAAATAAGCTGAGATTTTTAGCTGCATTTGGGCTAAACAATCTCCTTTTTGGTCCTCCAGGTGGGGTTTTACTACAGGAAACCTTCTTACAGCTTCTGAGGAGACAGATGGTTAAACTCCAGTTTAAATTTTCTAGGTTTATGGAATGAAATGAAGTTCATTTTACTTATCTACAGCTACTCCATGCAATGAAAatcttcttttattaaattcaatttacttCAGCTgctcaattttttcttaatatctaAAAACGGGGACTGTTTCAGGATATTTCATACCCATTGAAGTTTCCATAGCTAGAGAAAGAAAGATAATGGGAATGATTACTTATATTCAATAGCTTTTGTGTACTCTTctgttcaattttcttgcatagtttgttttctcaatttgtATAGGATTTAACTTTAAGCATCACAATTTGCAGTGCCAGTGTGTTTGGTGTCTCAGCAGAATCAATGCAATGTTCTTATGATTCGAAAGGAAATAGTGTTCCCACAATTCTCTTGCTGATGCAGGATAGATTATATTCGCAAGGCGGTCTAAAGGTACTGATTATAATACCATTTGACATTCAAATAGTTGGGATTTTATGCTTACATTTCAATATCGAATGAATTGTCTTACATTTGATTTTGGGTGGTTTTCTAGGCAGAAGGGATTTTCCGCATAAACCCAGAAAATAGCCAGGAGGAGCATGTGAGGGACCAGCTGAACAGGGGCATTGTGCCTGATGATATTGATGTCCATTGTTTAGCAGGCCTTATAAAAGCCTGGTTTAGAGAGCTTCCTTCTGGGGTGCTGGATGGGCTTTCTCCTGAACAAGTTCTGCAATGTAACACCGAGGAAGAATCTGTTGAGCTTGTTAAGCAATTAAAGCCAACTGAGGCTGCATTGCTCTCTTGGGCTGTTGGTCTTATGGCTGATGTTGTCGAGGAAGAAGATTCCAATAAAATGAATGCTAGAAATATTGCAATGGTCTTTTCTCCAAACATGACTCAGGTATATTTCCATTATTTCTTAACATTCTTAACATATCAAAGTCTCTTTTTATTGCAAAAGGAGAAGCTATGCAATAAAATGAAACAACTTTCGCTTTTAAAATCAGGAAATATTATTGTAGCCTTACATGTTCACTTGATGGTAGTAGATTCATGTTTGCCCACCGTGTTTCCAAATTTTGTTTGACGTAATTGAACGTTTTTTCCCCTTGTCAGATGTCTGATCCACTGACAGCATTGATGCATGCTGTACAAGTGATGAACTTGCTCAAAACCCTAATCACGAAAACGCTGCGAGACCGTGAAGAGACTTCAGCTGGAGGATATTCACCCATGTCATCTCATTCAT is a window encoding:
- the LOC133681801 gene encoding rho GTPase-activating protein 2, which codes for MTGLVMVTKGGGCGGGVGGKGTKGTKGSELQDHQKQVQNQQLSMMAFVLTAIRKSLVACRIEDGGDDVIPTSSTLHHMDIGWPTNVQHITHVTFDRFNGFLGLPVEFEVEIPCRVPSASASVFGVSAESMQCSYDSKGNSVPTILLLMQDRLYSQGGLKAEGIFRINPENSQEEHVRDQLNRGIVPDDIDVHCLAGLIKAWFRELPSGVLDGLSPEQVLQCNTEEESVELVKQLKPTEAALLSWAVGLMADVVEEEDSNKMNARNIAMVFSPNMTQMSDPLTALMHAVQVMNLLKTLITKTLRDREETSAGGYSPMSSHSSGHQTETDEEFDSQHDMETSCELRQAPSDYDDHAHFSTGSDEEADDDDIESLSEVEESFSRQSDEDKNSTDMFVEQPPSFSGSKMESGLSFTDSKNENSSSASSDGEDSRASVITVGQKIDIRSQSKGWKDAEDDEQTIDKLAEVVLTKKSSGSSESV